In Massilia forsythiae, one DNA window encodes the following:
- a CDS encoding M28 family metallopeptidase, with the protein MRKTRLACLVFAAHAVPCIAVHAAAGQAGPATSTTPRIEASHLSQDVKVLASDAFEGRGPNTPGEAKTVAYIAEQFTQAGLKPGGDLVDGKRGWTQDVPLGRFEIKGPVEVSVTDGKSSRALAQGEQIAVRAAMTGARSVEFRDAPLVFVGYGVTAPERKWDDFKGVDLKGKLAVVLINDPDFETGKGDFGGKAMTYYGRWTYKFEELARRGALGTLIVHETAPASYGWATVKNSNTNVMYDIVRKDPAAAHAPVEAWIQRDTAQALFKSAGLDFDKLKAQARARTFKPVELKGVSLSARYAVDAQTITSKNVVALREGSEHPDQYVIYSGHWDHLGIGLPDARGDRIYNGAVDNATGVAALLELARVYAREPQPKRSVVFLAVTAEEKGLLGSEYYAANPVYPLAKTVGVINMDALTPYGPARDFSISGNARLDLLTQLTAKAKAWKVRYTPDPRPEAGGFFRSDHFPFAKQGVPAISFRSGIDWEQGGVAAGKANADKYTADHYHQPSDEWQAKWTFAGMARDLDMLYSLGRDLADSKVWPNWSADSEFRAARERSAAERK; encoded by the coding sequence ATGAGAAAAACAAGATTGGCCTGCCTGGTGTTCGCCGCCCATGCCGTTCCCTGCATCGCCGTCCATGCCGCCGCCGGCCAAGCGGGCCCCGCCACGTCCACCACGCCGCGCATCGAAGCCAGCCACCTGTCGCAGGACGTCAAGGTGCTGGCTTCCGACGCGTTCGAAGGCCGCGGCCCGAATACGCCCGGCGAGGCCAAGACGGTCGCCTACATCGCCGAACAGTTCACCCAGGCCGGCTTGAAGCCGGGCGGCGACCTGGTCGACGGCAAGCGCGGCTGGACCCAGGACGTGCCGCTCGGGCGCTTCGAGATCAAGGGGCCGGTCGAGGTCAGCGTCACGGATGGCAAGTCCAGCCGCGCGCTGGCGCAGGGCGAGCAGATCGCCGTGCGCGCCGCCATGACCGGCGCCAGGAGCGTCGAGTTCCGCGACGCGCCGCTGGTCTTCGTCGGCTACGGCGTGACCGCGCCGGAACGCAAGTGGGACGATTTCAAGGGCGTCGACCTCAAGGGCAAGCTGGCGGTGGTGCTGATCAACGACCCCGACTTCGAGACCGGCAAGGGCGACTTCGGCGGCAAGGCGATGACCTATTACGGCCGCTGGACCTATAAATTCGAGGAGCTGGCGCGGCGCGGGGCGCTGGGCACCTTGATCGTGCACGAGACCGCGCCGGCGTCCTACGGCTGGGCCACGGTGAAGAACTCCAACACCAACGTTATGTACGACATCGTGCGCAAGGACCCGGCGGCGGCGCACGCGCCGGTGGAAGCCTGGATCCAGCGCGATACCGCGCAAGCCCTGTTCAAGAGCGCCGGCCTGGATTTCGACAAACTGAAGGCGCAGGCGCGCGCGCGTACCTTCAAGCCGGTCGAACTCAAGGGCGTGAGCCTGAGCGCGCGCTACGCGGTCGACGCCCAGACCATCACCTCGAAGAACGTGGTGGCGCTGCGCGAAGGCAGCGAGCATCCGGACCAGTACGTGATTTACAGCGGCCACTGGGACCACCTGGGCATCGGCCTGCCGGACGCGCGCGGCGACCGGATCTACAACGGTGCGGTCGACAATGCCACCGGCGTGGCGGCGCTGCTGGAACTGGCGCGCGTCTACGCGCGCGAGCCGCAACCGAAGCGCAGCGTGGTGTTCCTGGCGGTGACCGCGGAAGAAAAGGGCTTGCTGGGTTCCGAGTACTACGCCGCCAATCCGGTGTATCCATTGGCGAAGACCGTGGGCGTGATCAACATGGATGCCCTGACGCCCTACGGCCCGGCGCGCGATTTTTCCATCTCCGGCAATGCCAGGCTGGATTTGCTGACCCAGCTGACCGCCAAGGCGAAAGCGTGGAAGGTGCGCTACACGCCGGACCCGCGCCCGGAAGCGGGCGGCTTCTTCCGCTCCGACCATTTCCCGTTCGCCAAGCAGGGCGTGCCGGCGATCTCGTTCCGCTCGGGTATCGACTGGGAGCAGGGCGGCGTGGCGGCCGGCAAGGCCAATGCGGACAAGTATACCGCCGACCACTACCACCAGCCGTCGGACGAATGGCAGGCCAAGTGGACCTTCGCCGGCATGGCGCGCGACCTCGACATGCTGTATTCGCTGGGACGCGACCTGGCCGATTCGAAGGTCTGGCCGAACTGGTCGGCGGACTCCGAGTTCCGCGCGGCGCGCGAGCGTAGCGCGGCAGAGCGCAAGTAA
- a CDS encoding D-2-hydroxyacid dehydrogenase, producing MSATAKQRIAHHIVFLDRDSLIATVRPPAFDHVWTEHAATAQGEVVERLRDATVAITNKVPLRADAIAQLPDLQMIAVAATGTDNVDLDACRARGIVVANIRDYSLVSVPEHCFALMLAVRRNLRAYLADVEAGRWEASSRFCLLDHPIGDLSGSRLGIVGYGALGRRVAQIGRAFGMQVAAASRSPVQDDDVLALPLGELLATSDVVSLHLPLTAQTRHLIGAAELASMKRSAILINTARGGLVDEAALAAALTDGTIAGAGFDVLSKEPPAPDNPLLRLRLPNFVLTPHVAWASGGAMQTLADMLVDNIEAWAAGTPKNAV from the coding sequence ATGTCCGCCACCGCCAAGCAGCGCATTGCTCATCACATTGTCTTCCTGGACCGCGACAGCCTGATCGCCACCGTCCGCCCTCCCGCCTTCGACCACGTCTGGACCGAGCATGCGGCCACCGCGCAGGGCGAAGTCGTCGAACGCCTGCGCGATGCCACGGTCGCCATCACCAACAAGGTGCCGCTGCGCGCGGATGCGATCGCGCAATTGCCGGACCTGCAAATGATCGCCGTGGCCGCCACCGGCACCGACAACGTCGACCTGGATGCCTGCCGCGCGCGCGGCATCGTGGTGGCCAACATCCGCGACTATTCGCTGGTCTCGGTGCCCGAGCACTGCTTCGCCCTGATGCTGGCGGTGCGGCGCAACCTGCGCGCCTACCTGGCCGACGTCGAGGCGGGCCGGTGGGAGGCGTCGAGCCGCTTCTGCCTGCTGGATCACCCGATCGGCGACCTGTCCGGCAGCCGCCTGGGCATCGTCGGCTACGGCGCGCTGGGGCGGCGCGTGGCGCAGATCGGGCGCGCCTTCGGCATGCAGGTCGCGGCGGCTTCGCGCTCGCCGGTCCAGGACGACGACGTGCTGGCGCTGCCGTTGGGCGAACTGCTGGCCACCAGCGACGTGGTCAGCCTGCACCTGCCGCTGACCGCACAGACGCGCCACCTGATCGGCGCCGCCGAACTGGCGTCGATGAAGCGTTCCGCCATCCTGATCAACACCGCGCGCGGCGGCCTGGTCGACGAGGCTGCACTGGCCGCGGCGCTCACCGACGGCACCATCGCCGGCGCCGGCTTCGACGTCTTGAGCAAGGAGCCGCCGGCGCCCGACAACCCGCTGTTGCGGCTGCGCCTGCCGAATTTCGTTCTGACCCCGCACGTGGCCTGGGCCAGCGGCGGGGCGATGCAGACGCTGGCGGACATGCTGGTCGATAACATCGAGGCGTGGGCGGCGGGGACGCCGAAGAATGCGGTGTAG
- a CDS encoding sensor histidine kinase — MAVLAWLLPCLALSIMLCRPAHAGAPRSLRFEHIGLDEGLPQESVLTILQDRTGFMWFGTQAGLSRFDGYRNRVFRNDPGDGASLVDNYVQSSYEDAQGRLWFGTRGGLERFDEGSQKFVHYPLYTSSERVARNAAVTAIINDGNGGMWIGTGDGLVHLDPASGRARTRHHDEADPASLRDDRVTALALDAHGGLWIGTGVGVDYLPAGAERFSHFDIDREPAGDAAQAGARRNDVGRSDARRGDARRGGARRGDARRNTVTALSAGPHDTLWIGTGAGLHAWQLGAARGQGVLQRRQFGEREGMSETRILTLYHDRHGNLWVGTELDGLKWHDPAGGRFVGYISQAFDRHALSDNQISAICVDRTGTLWAGTMFGGANHADLASGGFGRFTILPGRQPDPGTRKVRAIAAAADGGLWLGTTGGGLVQLEPASGRAQVFRHDTARADSLPDNVITAVLPVPGRLWVGSPTGLSWRDPASGRFTQVALSGEAGANHVQALYRDRAGALWIVTRGGLFLLGADGHALQGWRHDPSNPSTLGENFGFSVLEDRGGAIWIGTENGLDRFDRASATFTHFRHDPRDPSSLRHNRIYYLYQSSNGDIWVGSAAGLHRMERKADGRIGFRFFPVTGAREQAPIGAILEDGNGMIWASTTVGLTRLDPANGDFKSYDANDGLIDGTYFVGSAARGADGELHFGGVNGMTSFMPEAIHDNPYPPPVVITDFLVSNRPGLPYAALAHAHEVQLPWRDAAFTLEFAALHYADPAANRYAYRLRGFDRDWTDTDAGKRFATYTNLDPGRYVFEVRAANKDGVWSAQPARLDITIATPFWMTWWFRLLTALVALGAALALYRLRIRVLVQQTERLERQVGARTAELVLQKDRAERRKQEAETQKEAVEEARRTIALLSDIGRELTANLDSEAIMANVYNQVGRLMDVSVFAIGVARAAHGAAPDATGAALTQLDYPYVMEQGRRCGATERCVPEVLRMIGYCVRKGEEILIDDFEDEHRPYLDDRAAAAQDWVDEHPPTRPAPRSLMLVPIMVGARVLGVIIVQSARAGAYRHVQLDMLSTLAAYVGVALDNADAYRQLKETQAQLAAREKMASLGSLVAGVAHELNTPIGNSLLMASTLQEKTESLAARVQAGELRRSDLDGWIGAVREASGLITRSLHAAAELVNSFKQVSVDQASTQRRRFDLARACHEIAATMMNQVRRAGHRLELRIEPGIEMDSYPGPFGQVIINFVNNALLHGFDGAGGTMVLAAARIDGERVRIEFSDDGRGIAPQHLARIFDPFFTTRMGQGGTGLGLNIAYNIVTTLLGGTIRAEGAGADGRGAAFILELPLHPAGPPPEHVLTIQQER; from the coding sequence ATGGCCGTGCTGGCCTGGCTGTTGCCGTGCCTGGCCTTGTCGATCATGCTGTGCCGTCCGGCCCACGCCGGGGCGCCGCGCAGCCTGCGTTTCGAACACATCGGCCTGGACGAGGGCCTGCCGCAGGAATCGGTGCTCACCATCCTGCAGGACCGCACCGGCTTCATGTGGTTCGGCACCCAGGCCGGCCTGAGCCGCTTCGACGGCTACCGCAACCGTGTGTTCCGCAACGATCCGGGCGACGGCGCCAGCCTGGTCGACAACTATGTGCAATCCTCGTACGAGGATGCGCAGGGCCGGCTGTGGTTCGGCACGCGCGGCGGGCTGGAGCGCTTCGACGAAGGCAGCCAGAAATTCGTCCACTATCCGCTGTACACCAGCAGCGAGCGCGTCGCGCGCAACGCCGCCGTCACCGCCATCATCAACGACGGCAACGGCGGCATGTGGATCGGCACCGGCGACGGCCTGGTGCACCTGGACCCCGCCAGCGGCCGCGCGCGCACGCGGCACCACGACGAGGCCGACCCCGCCAGCCTGCGCGACGACCGCGTGACCGCGCTGGCGCTGGATGCGCACGGCGGCCTGTGGATCGGCACCGGCGTCGGCGTCGACTACCTGCCGGCCGGCGCCGAGCGCTTCAGCCACTTCGACATCGACCGCGAACCGGCCGGCGACGCCGCCCAGGCCGGCGCCCGGCGCAATGACGTGGGACGCAGCGACGCGCGGCGTGGCGACGCCCGGCGTGGCGGCGCCCGGCGTGGCGACGCGCGGCGCAACACCGTCACGGCGCTGTCGGCGGGGCCGCACGACACCCTGTGGATCGGCACCGGCGCCGGCCTGCACGCCTGGCAGCTGGGCGCGGCGCGCGGGCAGGGCGTGCTGCAGCGCCGCCAGTTCGGCGAACGCGAGGGCATGAGCGAGACGCGCATCCTGACGCTCTACCACGACCGTCACGGCAACCTGTGGGTGGGCACCGAGCTGGACGGCCTGAAATGGCACGATCCGGCCGGCGGCCGCTTCGTCGGCTACATCAGCCAGGCGTTCGACCGCCATGCGCTGTCGGACAACCAGATCAGCGCGATCTGCGTCGACCGCACCGGCACCCTGTGGGCCGGCACCATGTTCGGCGGCGCCAACCACGCCGACCTGGCCAGCGGCGGCTTCGGCCGCTTCACGATCCTGCCCGGACGTCAGCCCGATCCCGGCACGCGCAAGGTGCGCGCGATCGCCGCCGCGGCCGACGGCGGCCTGTGGCTGGGCACCACCGGCGGCGGCCTGGTACAGCTGGAGCCGGCCAGCGGGCGCGCGCAGGTGTTCCGCCACGATACCGCGCGCGCCGACAGCCTGCCGGACAACGTCATCACGGCGGTGCTGCCGGTCCCCGGGCGCCTGTGGGTGGGCTCGCCCACCGGCCTGTCCTGGCGCGATCCGGCCAGCGGCCGCTTCACCCAGGTGGCGCTGAGCGGCGAGGCCGGCGCCAACCACGTGCAGGCGCTGTACCGCGACCGCGCCGGCGCGCTCTGGATCGTCACCCGCGGCGGCCTGTTCCTGCTCGGCGCCGACGGCCATGCGCTGCAGGGCTGGCGCCACGACCCGTCCAACCCGTCGACCCTGGGCGAGAATTTCGGCTTTTCCGTGCTCGAAGACCGCGGCGGGGCGATCTGGATCGGCACCGAGAACGGCCTGGACCGCTTCGACCGCGCCAGCGCCACCTTCACCCACTTCCGCCACGATCCGCGCGACCCGTCCAGCCTGCGCCACAACCGCATCTATTACCTGTACCAGTCGTCCAACGGCGACATCTGGGTCGGCAGCGCCGCCGGCCTGCACCGCATGGAGCGCAAGGCCGACGGCCGGATCGGCTTCCGCTTCTTCCCGGTGACCGGCGCGCGCGAGCAGGCGCCGATCGGCGCCATCCTGGAAGACGGCAACGGCATGATCTGGGCCAGCACCACCGTCGGCCTGACGCGCCTGGACCCGGCCAACGGCGACTTCAAGAGCTACGACGCCAACGACGGCCTGATCGACGGCACCTATTTCGTCGGCTCGGCGGCGCGCGGCGCCGACGGCGAGCTGCACTTCGGCGGCGTCAACGGCATGACCTCGTTCATGCCGGAGGCGATCCACGACAACCCGTATCCGCCGCCGGTGGTGATCACCGATTTCCTGGTGTCGAACCGGCCCGGCCTGCCGTACGCCGCGCTGGCCCACGCGCACGAGGTGCAGCTACCGTGGCGCGACGCCGCCTTCACGCTGGAATTCGCCGCGCTGCACTACGCCGACCCGGCCGCCAACCGCTACGCCTACCGCCTGCGCGGCTTCGACCGCGACTGGACCGATACCGATGCCGGCAAGCGCTTCGCCACCTATACCAACCTGGACCCCGGCCGCTACGTGTTCGAGGTGCGCGCCGCCAACAAGGACGGCGTGTGGAGCGCGCAGCCGGCGCGCCTCGACATCACGATCGCCACGCCGTTCTGGATGACCTGGTGGTTCCGCCTGCTGACGGCGCTGGTGGCGCTGGGCGCGGCGCTGGCGCTGTACCGCCTGCGCATCCGCGTGCTGGTGCAGCAGACCGAACGCCTGGAGCGCCAGGTCGGCGCCCGCACCGCCGAGCTGGTGCTGCAGAAGGACCGCGCCGAGCGCCGCAAGCAGGAAGCCGAGACCCAGAAGGAAGCGGTGGAAGAGGCGCGCCGCACCATCGCGCTGCTGTCGGATATCGGCCGCGAGCTGACCGCCAACCTGGACAGCGAGGCGATCATGGCCAACGTCTACAACCAGGTCGGGCGCCTGATGGACGTGAGCGTGTTCGCCATCGGCGTGGCGCGCGCGGCGCACGGGGCGGCGCCGGACGCCACCGGCGCGGCGCTGACCCAGCTCGATTATCCGTACGTGATGGAGCAGGGCCGGCGCTGCGGCGCCACCGAGCGCTGCGTGCCGGAAGTGTTGCGCATGATCGGCTACTGCGTGCGCAAGGGCGAGGAAATCCTGATCGACGACTTCGAGGACGAGCACCGGCCCTACCTGGACGACCGCGCCGCCGCCGCCCAGGACTGGGTCGACGAGCACCCGCCCACGCGCCCGGCGCCGCGCTCGCTGATGCTGGTGCCGATCATGGTCGGCGCGCGCGTGCTGGGCGTGATCATCGTGCAGAGCGCGCGCGCCGGCGCCTACCGCCACGTGCAGCTCGACATGCTCAGCACCCTGGCCGCCTACGTCGGGGTGGCGCTCGACAATGCCGACGCCTACCGCCAGCTGAAGGAAACCCAGGCCCAGCTGGCCGCGCGCGAAAAGATGGCCTCGCTCGGCTCGCTGGTGGCGGGCGTGGCGCACGAACTGAACACCCCGATCGGCAACAGCCTCCTGATGGCCAGCACGCTGCAGGAAAAGACCGAGTCGCTGGCGGCGCGCGTCCAGGCCGGCGAACTGCGCAGGTCCGACCTCGACGGCTGGATCGGCGCGGTGCGCGAAGCGTCCGGCCTGATCACGCGCAGCCTGCATGCGGCGGCCGAGCTGGTGAACAGCTTCAAGCAGGTGTCGGTCGACCAGGCCAGCACCCAGCGCCGCCGCTTCGACCTGGCGCGCGCCTGCCACGAGATCGCCGCCACCATGATGAACCAGGTGCGGCGCGCCGGCCACCGGCTGGAACTGCGCATCGAGCCCGGCATCGAGATGGACAGCTACCCCGGTCCGTTCGGCCAGGTGATCATCAACTTCGTCAACAACGCCCTGCTGCACGGCTTCGACGGCGCCGGCGGCACCATGGTGCTGGCGGCGGCGCGCATCGACGGCGAGCGCGTGCGCATCGAATTCTCGGACGACGGCCGCGGCATCGCGCCGCAACACCTGGCGCGCATTTTCGACCCGTTCTTCACCACGCGCATGGGGCAGGGCGGCACCGGGCTCGGCCTGAACATCGCCTACAACATCGTCACCACGCTGTTGGGCGGGACCATCCGCGCCGAGGGCGCCGGCGCCGACGGCCGCGGCGCCGCCTTCATCCTGGAGCTGCCGCTGCATCCGGCGGGGCCGCCCCCGGAGCATGTGCTGACCATTCAACAGGAGCGCTGA
- a CDS encoding FxDxF family PEP-CTERM protein has protein sequence MIAAVVVAAASLGSPAVMAQTVGTPTQALDLTDGSAFFGDTFAAGNSGATFTDRFTFTVPTAATWNLDAVVSSISRTQDTGLDITGFSVYSATGRTPVSSGTSLQSGLVDVWTVAGNGLTAGDYYLQVTGNVVSDQATSIGGVVALAPVPEPEAYGLMLGGLGVLGWLARRRRNALQA, from the coding sequence ATGATTGCTGCTGTTGTAGTCGCTGCTGCATCGCTCGGGTCCCCGGCCGTCATGGCCCAGACCGTCGGTACGCCCACCCAGGCCCTCGACCTGACCGACGGCAGTGCCTTCTTCGGCGACACCTTCGCGGCCGGCAACAGCGGCGCCACCTTCACCGACCGCTTCACCTTCACGGTACCGACCGCCGCCACCTGGAACCTGGACGCCGTGGTGTCCTCGATCAGCCGCACCCAGGACACCGGCCTGGACATCACCGGCTTTTCGGTCTACAGCGCTACCGGCAGGACACCGGTGTCGTCCGGCACCTCGCTGCAATCCGGGCTGGTCGACGTATGGACGGTCGCCGGCAACGGCCTGACGGCGGGCGACTACTACCTGCAGGTGACGGGCAACGTGGTGTCCGACCAGGCCACCAGCATCGGCGGCGTGGTGGCGCTGGCCCCGGTGCCGGAACCCGAGGCCTATGGCCTGATGCTGGGCGGGCTGGGCGTGCTGGGCTGGCTGGCGCGGCGCCGCAGGAACGCCTTGCAGGCGTAA
- a CDS encoding hybrid sensor histidine kinase/response regulator, whose translation MSVHDSGTVRGKLILMAVSTTIVALLSAALVMLLFDLRAFQRYWIDDLVAQGDIMARVNVPALAFNDDKTARQNLAVLQVRPQILAAAIYNGAGKRFASYAAARDEQFPRQPQHAGWQIDGGEIVVARDIVENGERVGSVWLRARYGLMDRLLGYAAMLGAVMLGALLIAGLVASRLQAAITRPLEAMTEVARQVMQQRDFTLRVPGKERGEIGVLVEAFNDMLAEIGRRSHALQESNATLEREMQVRQRAEQALIAGDRRKDEFLATLAHELRNPLAPIRTGLDILRLRSGDAQATQRATDIMERQLRQMVRLVDDLLDVSRINTGKFAIKTGRVELKAVVNDALEVVRPTVDLHGHELVIDLPDRPVFLHGDATRLAQILSNLLNNAAKYTNRGGRVSLKATVEERTLVLVVADTGIGIAADMLDSVFAMFVQVDSTLERSNAGLGVGLSLARKLVELHGGAIEAHSAGLGHGSQFVARLPIVVEPELPAKPTPAAFISAETYRILLADDNVDFVNSIGALLTAMGHSVVITHTGPDALAAAKRFCPDYAFLDIGLPQMSGYDLARGIRDLPSGAMTTMIAVTGWGQEKDRQLAFEAGFDHHMVKPVRFEQIEEILGNRSLIKKLRT comes from the coding sequence ATGAGCGTGCACGACAGCGGTACCGTCCGCGGCAAACTGATTCTCATGGCGGTGTCCACCACCATCGTCGCACTGCTGTCGGCGGCGCTGGTGATGCTGCTGTTCGACCTGCGCGCCTTCCAGCGCTACTGGATCGACGACCTCGTGGCCCAGGGCGACATCATGGCGCGCGTGAACGTGCCGGCGCTGGCCTTCAACGACGACAAGACCGCACGCCAGAACCTGGCGGTGCTGCAGGTGCGGCCGCAGATCCTGGCGGCCGCCATCTACAACGGCGCCGGCAAGCGCTTCGCCAGCTATGCGGCGGCGCGCGACGAGCAGTTCCCCCGCCAGCCGCAGCATGCTGGCTGGCAAATCGACGGCGGCGAGATCGTGGTCGCGCGCGACATCGTCGAGAACGGCGAGCGGGTCGGCTCGGTCTGGCTGCGGGCGCGCTACGGCCTGATGGACCGCCTGCTCGGCTACGCGGCGATGCTGGGCGCGGTGATGCTGGGCGCGCTGCTGATCGCCGGCCTGGTGGCCTCGCGCCTGCAAGCCGCCATCACACGCCCGCTGGAGGCGATGACGGAGGTGGCGCGCCAGGTGATGCAGCAGCGCGACTTCACGCTGCGCGTGCCGGGCAAGGAGCGCGGCGAGATCGGCGTGCTGGTGGAAGCCTTCAACGACATGCTGGCCGAGATCGGGCGCCGTTCGCACGCGCTGCAGGAATCCAACGCCACCCTGGAGCGCGAGATGCAGGTGCGCCAGCGCGCCGAGCAGGCGCTGATCGCGGGCGACCGCCGCAAGGACGAATTCCTGGCCACCCTGGCGCACGAACTGCGCAATCCGCTGGCGCCGATCCGCACCGGCCTCGACATCCTGCGCCTGCGCAGCGGCGACGCCCAGGCCACCCAGCGCGCCACCGACATCATGGAGCGCCAGCTGCGCCAGATGGTGCGCCTGGTGGACGACCTGCTCGACGTCTCGCGCATCAATACCGGCAAGTTCGCCATCAAGACCGGCCGCGTGGAATTGAAGGCGGTGGTCAACGACGCCCTGGAAGTGGTGCGCCCGACCGTCGACCTGCACGGGCACGAGCTGGTGATCGACCTGCCGGACCGCCCGGTGTTCCTGCACGGCGACGCCACGCGCCTGGCGCAGATCCTGTCGAACCTGCTCAACAATGCCGCCAAGTACACCAACCGCGGCGGCCGCGTCAGCCTGAAGGCGACGGTGGAAGAACGCACGCTGGTGCTGGTGGTGGCCGACACCGGCATCGGCATCGCCGCCGACATGCTCGACAGCGTGTTCGCCATGTTCGTGCAGGTCGACTCCACGCTGGAACGCTCGAACGCCGGCCTGGGCGTCGGCCTGTCGCTGGCGCGCAAGCTGGTCGAGCTGCATGGCGGCGCCATCGAGGCGCACAGCGCCGGCCTCGGCCACGGCAGCCAGTTCGTGGCGCGCCTGCCGATCGTGGTCGAGCCGGAATTGCCGGCCAAGCCGACCCCGGCCGCCTTCATCAGCGCCGAGACCTACCGCATCCTGCTGGCCGACGACAACGTCGACTTCGTCAACAGCATCGGCGCGCTGCTGACGGCGATGGGGCACAGCGTGGTCATCACCCATACCGGGCCGGACGCGCTGGCCGCCGCCAAGCGCTTCTGCCCGGACTATGCCTTTCTCGACATCGGCTTGCCGCAGATGTCGGGCTACGACCTGGCGCGCGGCATCCGCGACTTGCCGAGCGGGGCGATGACGACCATGATCGCGGTGACCGGCTGGGGCCAGGAAAAGGACCGCCAGCTGGCGTTCGAGGCGGGTTTCGACCACCACATGGTGAAGCCGGTGCGCTTCGAGCAGATCGAGGAAATCCTCGGCAACCGCAGTCTCATCAAAAAGCTACGTACCTGA
- a CDS encoding YfiR family protein, protein MPRPSTSIPALAMRRRLVRWGVATVKVWAVACVCAGAALAATPRAQAYPPGTGAAGERRVKAAFVVKFLTYADFPAGAFADAASPVTIGVVGADEMALELAHAVAGRSVNSRTIVVRPLHESEVHAPLHLLFIGGQDPVRVARIMRQASTGTLLVTEYEQGLPQGSVINFRIVDGRVRFDVSLDAAERNGIKLSSRLLAVASRVQKGTQ, encoded by the coding sequence ATGCCGCGTCCATCGACTTCCATTCCGGCCCTGGCCATGCGCCGCCGCCTCGTGCGCTGGGGCGTGGCCACCGTCAAGGTGTGGGCGGTAGCCTGCGTCTGCGCCGGCGCTGCGCTGGCGGCGACGCCGCGCGCGCAGGCGTATCCGCCGGGGACGGGCGCGGCGGGCGAGCGGCGCGTCAAGGCCGCCTTCGTGGTCAAGTTCCTGACCTATGCCGATTTTCCGGCGGGTGCCTTCGCCGACGCCGCCAGCCCGGTGACGATCGGCGTGGTCGGCGCCGACGAGATGGCGCTGGAACTGGCGCATGCGGTGGCGGGGCGCAGCGTCAACAGCCGTACCATCGTGGTGCGCCCGCTGCACGAGAGCGAGGTGCATGCGCCGCTGCACCTGCTGTTCATCGGCGGGCAGGACCCGGTACGCGTGGCGCGCATCATGCGCCAGGCCAGCACCGGCACGCTGCTGGTGACCGAATACGAGCAAGGCTTGCCGCAGGGTAGTGTGATCAATTTCCGCATCGTCGACGGACGCGTCCGTTTCGATGTCTCGCTCGATGCGGCGGAACGTAACGGCATCAAACTCAGTTCGCGCCTGCTGGCGGTGGCGAGCCGGGTGCAGAAAGGAACGCAGTAA
- a CDS encoding response regulator, producing MLPSGKSARSSRSFDWSASRLGDPAGWPHSLRLSADLLFNTPLPMLLVWGRDMTVLFNDAYAALAGPGYGKVPGGSVPPVMPPPLAAAGDELRSAWNGEAALAPARSLGFAGAHDGAALAYDVFLTPVRGAEGNVEGVLCALSVADTMGAMLEPAAAGPLRILVVEDNLDSQYLVCEMLRAFGHDADGVGHPNDALARLAAGAYDVLFTDVSLPGMSGVDLARRAVADAPAMQVIFASGYGDTLLRHVEFPYLSLQKPYELDQLQQALDKVSGQRPGHA from the coding sequence ATGCTCCCTTCCGGTAAATCCGCCCGCTCTTCCCGCTCGTTCGACTGGTCCGCTTCGCGCCTCGGCGATCCGGCCGGCTGGCCGCATTCGCTGCGCTTGAGCGCCGACCTGTTGTTCAACACGCCGCTGCCGATGCTGCTGGTGTGGGGCCGCGACATGACGGTCCTGTTCAACGACGCCTACGCGGCGCTGGCCGGGCCGGGATACGGCAAGGTGCCGGGCGGCAGTGTGCCGCCGGTGATGCCGCCGCCGCTGGCGGCCGCCGGCGACGAGCTGCGCAGCGCCTGGAACGGCGAGGCGGCGCTGGCGCCGGCACGCAGCCTCGGCTTCGCCGGCGCCCACGACGGCGCGGCGCTGGCCTACGACGTGTTCCTGACGCCGGTGCGCGGGGCCGAAGGCAACGTCGAAGGCGTGCTGTGCGCCCTGTCCGTGGCCGACACCATGGGCGCCATGCTGGAGCCGGCCGCGGCCGGGCCGCTGCGCATCCTGGTGGTCGAGGACAATCTCGACTCCCAGTACCTGGTATGCGAAATGCTGCGCGCCTTCGGCCACGACGCCGACGGCGTGGGCCATCCGAACGATGCGCTGGCGCGCCTGGCGGCCGGGGCCTACGACGTGCTGTTCACCGACGTCAGCCTGCCGGGCATGTCCGGCGTCGACCTGGCGCGGCGCGCCGTCGCCGATGCGCCCGCCATGCAGGTGATCTTCGCGTCCGGCTACGGCGACACCCTGCTGCGCCACGTCGAATTCCCCTACCTGTCGCTGCAGAAGCCGTACGAGCTCGATCAGTTGCAGCAGGCACTGGACAAGGTATCCGGCCAGCGTCCGGGACACGCTTGA